In the genome of Cryptomeria japonica chromosome 8, Sugi_1.0, whole genome shotgun sequence, one region contains:
- the LOC131061409 gene encoding uncharacterized protein LOC131061409 gives MYQIFVKGLDGKTKCLQISTPNLRVSDLKKKIFESVNIPHHFQLLVSGTRQIAEDTLLVAADDGFYPPINVLLRLRGGKGGFGSLLRGAATKAGQKKTSNFDACRDMSGRRLRHVNAEKKLEEWKAEAQERQLEKVAEEYLKKQVKKGKGKKGGKEIDEGAVDVEKYRSEAERAMVGVESAVKDGLLEALRVRQKGKRKIIEVSMSVTTKRSKLWMLEEDEDEDKDGEVDEEIEEWKQEACLMKVNEESGSSHTSNAVSASDSGIASVLSNGKSETVSCDDVSPQQICNATSINDNCCDDREADVEPKKYESISFSGENCSSPGGRENSIESKEEMPFPLNLREEQNITCLNSDREPNVELKMENTKSSLGEDDNSCDDKEATSGSTAIITDECGEKGSIYASNDSIGESLEFDEFNTPKDIERLGLERLKNELQSRGLKCGGSLSERAARLFLLKTTPLEKLHKKHFAKAKDVGR, from the exons ATGTATCAGATCTTCGTCAAGGGTTTGGACGGAAAGACAAAATGCTTGCAGATATCAACGCCGaatttgagagtttcagatctgaAGAAGAAGATCTTTGAGTCGGTAAATATCCCACATCATTTCCAATTGCTAGTTTCGGGCACCCGACAGATTGCTGAAGATACCCTTCTGGTCGCGGCCGATGATGGATTTTATCCGCCAATTAATGTGCTTTTGAGGCTCAGGGGTGGGAAAGGAGGGTTCGGATCTTTGCTTCGCGGGGCGGCGACAAAAGCTGGCCAGAAGAAGACCAGCAATTTCGATGCCTGCAGAGACATGAGCGGGAGGCGGCTGAGGCACGTCAATGCCGAAAAGAAGTTGGAGGAATGGAAGGCCGAGGCCCAAGAACGGCAACTGGAGAAGGTGGCGGAGGAGTATTTGAAGAAGCAGGTCAAGAAGGGAAAGGGGAAGAAGGGGGGGAAGGAGATCGATGAGGGGGCCGTCGACGTAGAGAAATATAGGTCTGAGGCCGAGAGGGCTATGGTGGGTGTGGAGTCGGCTGTCAAGGATGGCCTCTTGGAGGCGCTGAGGGTTCGGCAAAAGGGAAAGAGGAAGATAATTGAGGTTTCTATGTCGGTGACGACAAAACGATCTAAATTGTG GATGCTTgaggaggatgaagatgaagataaagatgggGAAGTTGATGAAGAAATAGAAGAGTGGAAACAAGAGGCTTGTTTGATGAAGGTAAATGAAGAAAGTGGGAGCAGCCATACAAGTAATGCAGTGTCAGCATCAGATAGTGGAATTGCATCTGTTTTGAGCAATGGAAAGTCAGAAACTGTttcttgtgatgatgtttcccccCAGCAAATTTGCAACGCTACCTCAATTAATGACAATTGTTGTGATGATAGAGAAGCTGATGTAGAGCCCAAGAAATATGAGTCCATTTCCTTTTCAGGAGAGAATTGTAGTAGTCCTGGTGGAAGAGAAAATAGTATTGAATCGAAGGAAGAGATGCCTTTTCCTCTGAATTTGAGGGAAGAGCAGAATATAACTTGCCTGAATTCTGATAGAGAACCTAATGTTGAGTTGAAGATGGAGAATACCAAATCCTCCTTGGGAGAGGATGATAATAGCTGCGACGACAAAGAAGCCACTTCTGGATCCACTGCCATCATAACTGATGAATGTGGAGAGAAAGGCAGCATTTATGCTAGCAATGATAGCATTGGAGAATCACTTGAATTTGATGAATTCAACACACCTAAGGATATTGAG AGGTTGGGTCTTGAAAGGCTAAAGAATGAATTGCAATCTCGTGGTTTGAAATGTGGTGGTAGCCTTTCTGAGCGTGCAGCAAGATTATTTCTTCTCAAGACAACACCTTTGGAGAAACTTCACAAAAAGCATTTTGCAAAGGCAAAGGATGTAGGGAGATAA